Proteins found in one Brevibacillus brevis genomic segment:
- a CDS encoding RNA polymerase sigma factor, with amino-acid sequence MYGSYEERIQDLVETYYQDIYYFLYHFIGNRNDAEDITQEVFTRVLQALPRYDGRVQIKTWIFSIAKHAAIDLYRRKKFQRIFADIWFKELPAKDGLPEEIYMEKERDRQLRDAILSLPPKYRMVVILRSIEGHSVKETAELLGISESKAKVDYHRAIKLVQQKMEERGRKEGGAHVLERRRYPT; translated from the coding sequence ATGTATGGGAGCTATGAAGAGCGGATTCAGGATCTTGTCGAAACCTATTATCAGGACATCTATTATTTCCTCTATCACTTTATCGGGAACAGAAACGACGCGGAAGATATTACCCAAGAAGTATTTACACGGGTGTTGCAGGCATTGCCTCGGTATGACGGAAGAGTGCAGATAAAAACATGGATATTTTCCATTGCCAAACATGCTGCCATTGATCTTTATCGACGCAAAAAATTCCAGAGAATATTCGCGGATATTTGGTTTAAAGAGCTTCCAGCCAAGGATGGCTTGCCAGAAGAGATTTATATGGAAAAGGAGCGAGACCGCCAGCTTAGAGATGCGATTCTCTCGCTTCCTCCCAAGTATCGCATGGTTGTGATTTTACGTTCTATTGAGGGGCACAGCGTGAAAGAGACAGCAGAGCTCCTGGGTATCTCTGAGTCCAAAGCCAAGGTAGACTATCATCGGGCCATCAAACTCGTTCAACAAAAAATGGAGGAAAGGGGACGGAAGGAGGGGGGAGCACATGTATTGGAAAGACGTAGATATCCTACATGA